A window of the Homo sapiens chromosome 18, GRCh38.p14 Primary Assembly genome harbors these coding sequences:
- the TUBB6 gene encoding tubulin beta-6 chain isoform 5 (isoform 5 is encoded by transcript variant 6), with protein sequence MAASFLLMADSILCRDTAVDLTSLQLIGQTGAGNNWAKGHYTEGAELVDAVLDVVRKECEHCDCLQGFQLTHSLGGGTGSGMGTLLISKIREEFPDRIMNTFSVMPSPKVSDTVVEPYNATLSVHQLVENTDETYCIDNEALYDICFRTLKLTTPTYGDLNHLVSATMSGVTTSLRFPGQLNADLRKLAVNMVPFPRLHFFMPGFAPLTSRGSQQYRALTVPELTQQMFDARNMMAACDPRHGRYLTVATVFRGPMSMKEVDEQMLAIQSKNSSYFVEWIPNNVKVAVCDIPPRGLKMASTFIGNSTAIQELFKRISEQFSAMFRRKAFLHWFTGEGMDEMEFTEAESNMNDLVSEYQQYQDATANDGEEAFEDEEEEIDG encoded by the exons ATGGCTGCCTCATTCCTGTTGATGGCTGATAGTATCCTCTGCAGAGATACCGCCGTGGATTTAACCAGTCTTCAGTTGATAG GCCAGACGGGTGCAGGGAACAACTGGGCGAAAGGGCACTACACGGAGGGCGCGGAGCTGGTGGACGCAGTGCTGGACGTGGTGCGGAAGGAGTGCGAGCACTGCGACTGCCTGCAGGGCTTCCAGCTCACGCACTCGCTGGGCGGCGGCACGGGCTCAGGCATGGGCACGCTGCTCATCAGCAAGATCCGTGAGGAGTTCCCGGACCGCATCATGAACACCTTCAGCGTCATGCCCTCGCCCAAGGTGTCGGACACGGTGGTGGAGCCCTACAATGCCACACTGTCGGTGCACCAGCTGGTGGAGAATACAGACGAGACCTACTGCATCGACAACGAGGCGCTCTATGACATCTGCTTCCGCACTCTGAAGCTGACAACGCCCACCTACGGGGACCTCAACCACCTGGTGTCCGCCACCATGAGTGGGGTCACCACCTCGCTGCGCTTCCCGGGCCAGCTCAATGCTGACCTGCGCAAGCTGGCGGTGAACATGGTGCCCTTCCCGCGCCTGCACTTCTTCATGCCTGGCTTCGCGCCGCTCACCAGCCGCGGCAGCCAGCAGTACCGGGCCCTGACCGTGCCCGAGCTCACCCAGCAGATGTTCGACGCCAGGAACATGATGGCCGCCTGCGATCCGCGCCATGGCCGCTACCTGACCGTGGCCACCGTGTTCCGCGGGCCCATGTCCATGAAGGAGGTGGACGAGCAGATGCTGGCCATCCAGAGTAAGAACAGCAGCTACTTCGTGGAGTGGATTCCCAACAACGTGAAGGTGGCCGTGTGCGACATCCCGCCCCGCGGCCTGAAGATGGCCTCCACCTTCATCGGCAACAGCACGGCCATCCAGGAGCTGTTCAAGCGCATCTCCGAGCAGTTCTCAGCCATGTTCCGGCGCAAGGCCTTCCTGCACTGGTTCACGGGTGAGGGCATGGATGAAATGGAGTTCACCGAGGCGGAGAGCAACATGAACGACCTGGTATCCGAGTACCAGCAGTACCAGGATGCCACCGCCAATGACGGGGAGGAAGCTTttgaggatgaggaagaggagatCGATGGATAG
- the TUBB6 gene encoding tubulin beta-6 chain isoform 4 (isoform 4 is encoded by transcript variant 5), with amino-acid sequence MDSVRSGPFGQLFRPDNFIFGQTGAGNNWAKGHYTEGAELVDAVLDVVRKECEHCDCLQGFQLTHSLGGGTGSGMGTLLISKIREEFPDRIMNTFSVMPSPKVSDTVVEPYNATLSVHQLVENTDETYCIDNEALYDICFRTLKLTTPTYGDLNHLVSATMSGVTTSLRFPGQLNADLRKLAVNMVPFPRLHFFMPGFAPLTSRGSQQYRALTVPELTQQMFDARNMMAACDPRHGRYLTVATVFRGPMSMKEVDEQMLAIQSKNSSYFVEWIPNNVKVAVCDIPPRGLKMASTFIGNSTAIQELFKRISEQFSAMFRRKAFLHWFTGEGMDEMEFTEAESNMNDLVSEYQQYQDATANDGEEAFEDEEEEIDG; translated from the coding sequence GCCAGACGGGTGCAGGGAACAACTGGGCGAAAGGGCACTACACGGAGGGCGCGGAGCTGGTGGACGCAGTGCTGGACGTGGTGCGGAAGGAGTGCGAGCACTGCGACTGCCTGCAGGGCTTCCAGCTCACGCACTCGCTGGGCGGCGGCACGGGCTCAGGCATGGGCACGCTGCTCATCAGCAAGATCCGTGAGGAGTTCCCGGACCGCATCATGAACACCTTCAGCGTCATGCCCTCGCCCAAGGTGTCGGACACGGTGGTGGAGCCCTACAATGCCACACTGTCGGTGCACCAGCTGGTGGAGAATACAGACGAGACCTACTGCATCGACAACGAGGCGCTCTATGACATCTGCTTCCGCACTCTGAAGCTGACAACGCCCACCTACGGGGACCTCAACCACCTGGTGTCCGCCACCATGAGTGGGGTCACCACCTCGCTGCGCTTCCCGGGCCAGCTCAATGCTGACCTGCGCAAGCTGGCGGTGAACATGGTGCCCTTCCCGCGCCTGCACTTCTTCATGCCTGGCTTCGCGCCGCTCACCAGCCGCGGCAGCCAGCAGTACCGGGCCCTGACCGTGCCCGAGCTCACCCAGCAGATGTTCGACGCCAGGAACATGATGGCCGCCTGCGATCCGCGCCATGGCCGCTACCTGACCGTGGCCACCGTGTTCCGCGGGCCCATGTCCATGAAGGAGGTGGACGAGCAGATGCTGGCCATCCAGAGTAAGAACAGCAGCTACTTCGTGGAGTGGATTCCCAACAACGTGAAGGTGGCCGTGTGCGACATCCCGCCCCGCGGCCTGAAGATGGCCTCCACCTTCATCGGCAACAGCACGGCCATCCAGGAGCTGTTCAAGCGCATCTCCGAGCAGTTCTCAGCCATGTTCCGGCGCAAGGCCTTCCTGCACTGGTTCACGGGTGAGGGCATGGATGAAATGGAGTTCACCGAGGCGGAGAGCAACATGAACGACCTGGTATCCGAGTACCAGCAGTACCAGGATGCCACCGCCAATGACGGGGAGGAAGCTTttgaggatgaggaagaggagatCGATGGATAG
- the TUBB6 gene encoding tubulin beta-6 chain isoform 6 (isoform 6 is encoded by transcript variant 8) codes for MGTLLISKIREEFPDRIMNTFSVMPSPKVSDTVVEPYNATLSVHQLVENTDETYCIDNEALYDICFRTLKLTTPTYGDLNHLVSATMSGVTTSLRFPGQLNADLRKLAVNMVPFPRLHFFMPGFAPLTSRGSQQYRALTVPELTQQMFDARNMMAACDPRHGRYLTVATVFRGPMSMKEVDEQMLAIQSKNSSYFVEWIPNNVKVAVCDIPPRGLKMASTFIGNSTAIQELFKRISEQFSAMFRRKAFLHWFTGEGMDEMEFTEAESNMNDLVSEYQQYQDATANDGEEAFEDEEEEIDG; via the coding sequence ATGGGCACGCTGCTCATCAGCAAGATCCGTGAGGAGTTCCCGGACCGCATCATGAACACCTTCAGCGTCATGCCCTCGCCCAAGGTGTCGGACACGGTGGTGGAGCCCTACAATGCCACACTGTCGGTGCACCAGCTGGTGGAGAATACAGACGAGACCTACTGCATCGACAACGAGGCGCTCTATGACATCTGCTTCCGCACTCTGAAGCTGACAACGCCCACCTACGGGGACCTCAACCACCTGGTGTCCGCCACCATGAGTGGGGTCACCACCTCGCTGCGCTTCCCGGGCCAGCTCAATGCTGACCTGCGCAAGCTGGCGGTGAACATGGTGCCCTTCCCGCGCCTGCACTTCTTCATGCCTGGCTTCGCGCCGCTCACCAGCCGCGGCAGCCAGCAGTACCGGGCCCTGACCGTGCCCGAGCTCACCCAGCAGATGTTCGACGCCAGGAACATGATGGCCGCCTGCGATCCGCGCCATGGCCGCTACCTGACCGTGGCCACCGTGTTCCGCGGGCCCATGTCCATGAAGGAGGTGGACGAGCAGATGCTGGCCATCCAGAGTAAGAACAGCAGCTACTTCGTGGAGTGGATTCCCAACAACGTGAAGGTGGCCGTGTGCGACATCCCGCCCCGCGGCCTGAAGATGGCCTCCACCTTCATCGGCAACAGCACGGCCATCCAGGAGCTGTTCAAGCGCATCTCCGAGCAGTTCTCAGCCATGTTCCGGCGCAAGGCCTTCCTGCACTGGTTCACGGGTGAGGGCATGGATGAAATGGAGTTCACCGAGGCGGAGAGCAACATGAACGACCTGGTATCCGAGTACCAGCAGTACCAGGATGCCACCGCCAATGACGGGGAGGAAGCTTttgaggatgaggaagaggagatCGATGGATAG